In Candidatus Izemoplasmatales bacterium, the following are encoded in one genomic region:
- a CDS encoding glycoside hydrolase family 30 beta sandwich domain-containing protein, which produces MRRILILLVAAMAAAATISCGGTTTAQVPTTAPTTTVPPSTTLDFSAIPVTAVATNKANRFQDLAGIAAWTDATSGTLSVDDLVGYEPYRGTGAALTYAAAWVIDQSPQRDEIIEYLFGEDGLHVQLVRLCIGASDFTTAAAGHYTYDDTVGNVADPDLSEFSIEKDRIIVEILQDALEINPDIVFMAAPWSAPAWMKTNKSLYGGSLAVAHYGAYAQYLIRYLEAYADAGIDIDYLSVQNEPYYAPGDYPGMTWSVETTKTFIRDHLGPALEMAGRDVRIMIWDHNPVDNAGNLIDFPVRVLQSAETAAYVGAIGVHCYTGDDRDMADFLDNLRENAPDVEVFMTECTASTSYTDLEQNMEWSIRRMYVGAYARHAVGTTYWNLALDPLGATHLGGCGNCTGLVSVMPASYRTEADGYVTAHFARYVRVGATRISVRSFNSNVLAVGYLDDAGTISLVVWNDAAARGVTILWRGRRTTVPMPANALVTVRWTIPETE; this is translated from the coding sequence ATGAGGCGCATCCTGATCCTGCTCGTCGCGGCGATGGCCGCGGCGGCGACGATCTCCTGCGGCGGCACGACGACGGCGCAAGTGCCGACGACGGCGCCGACCACGACCGTGCCGCCTTCGACCACGCTCGACTTCTCCGCGATCCCGGTGACGGCCGTCGCCACCAACAAGGCGAACCGGTTCCAGGACCTCGCCGGCATCGCCGCCTGGACCGACGCGACGTCGGGCACGCTCTCGGTCGACGACCTCGTCGGGTACGAGCCCTACCGGGGCACCGGCGCCGCCCTCACCTACGCGGCCGCCTGGGTGATCGACCAGTCGCCGCAGCGCGACGAGATCATCGAGTACCTCTTCGGCGAGGACGGACTGCACGTCCAGCTCGTCCGTCTCTGCATCGGCGCTTCCGACTTCACGACCGCGGCGGCAGGCCACTACACCTACGACGACACCGTCGGAAACGTCGCCGATCCGGACCTTTCGGAGTTCTCGATCGAGAAGGACCGGATCATCGTCGAGATCCTCCAGGATGCCCTTGAGATCAACCCCGACATCGTCTTCATGGCCGCGCCGTGGAGCGCCCCTGCCTGGATGAAGACGAACAAGAGCCTCTACGGCGGAAGCCTCGCCGTCGCCCACTACGGCGCCTACGCGCAGTATCTGATCCGCTACCTCGAAGCCTACGCCGACGCCGGCATCGACATCGACTACCTTTCCGTTCAGAACGAACCCTACTACGCCCCCGGCGACTATCCGGGCATGACGTGGTCGGTGGAGACGACCAAGACCTTCATCCGCGACCATCTCGGCCCCGCCCTGGAGATGGCCGGCCGTGACGTCCGGATCATGATCTGGGATCACAATCCCGTCGACAACGCCGGCAACCTGATCGACTTCCCCGTGCGCGTCCTCCAAAGCGCGGAGACCGCCGCCTACGTCGGCGCGATCGGGGTCCACTGCTATACCGGCGACGACCGCGACATGGCCGACTTCCTCGACAACCTCCGCGAGAACGCCCCCGACGTCGAGGTCTTCATGACCGAATGCACCGCCAGCACCTCCTACACCGACCTCGAACAGAACATGGAATGGTCAATCCGGCGGATGTACGTCGGCGCGTATGCCCGTCACGCCGTCGGCACGACCTACTGGAACCTCGCGCTCGACCCGCTCGGCGCGACCCACCTCGGCGGCTGCGGGAACTGCACCGGCCTCGTCTCGGTCATGCCCGCGTCGTATCGGACCGAGGCCGACGGCTACGTCACCGCCCATTTCGCGCGCTACGTCCGCGTCGGCGCGACGCGGATCTCGGTCCGCAGCTTCAACTCGAACGTCCTCGCCGTCGGCTATCTCGACGACGCCGGAACCATCTCCCTCGTCGTCTGGAACGACGCCGCCGCGCGTGGCGTGACGATCCTCTGGCGAGGCAGGCGAACCACCGTCCCGATGCCGGCGAACGCCCTCGTCACCGTGCGTTGGACCATCCCAGAAACGGAGTAG
- a CDS encoding glycoside hydrolase family 3 protein gives MKKILILSVAATLVLAVLSCTPATTGTTLSQTAATTATTAATETTTLPTTFLTDEQEVSYEGSYCDELAVDADYVENLLDSMTLAEKAGQMLQAEKNGASAADVRDYNLGSILSGGGSAPANNQASEWYLMYEGFQNAALQSSSGIPIIYGVDAVHGHNNVYGATIFPHNIGLGAANDPELMTRIGTIVAREVRVTGINYTFAPAVSVVQNVGWGRSYESLSESSEVVSNLAGAYVEGLQRYCVASSAKHFLADGGTDGGDDQGNATLTEAQVRAIHLAPYEAAIEAGVYTIMVSYSSINWAKMHASEYWITDVLKDEMGFTGFVISDYNAIHQLSGSYYDQIVASVNAGVDMLMEPFDWKACIQNIVLAVQQGDIAMARIDDAVRRILTIKYKMGLFSDDFYDEATGDYYRLGAGANFYTDENRGVAREAVRKSLVLLKNDNGALPLRDDVDVAVLGEGADNIGLQCGGWTISWQGDDARRLTRGVTILAGIRERIAAGTGTAYTDAEDADVIVAVLSELPYAEFNGDATSPSLTGSTAHPGNADLLQQLLIAKSEGKTIIGLILSGRPLLVTSQLSIFDALVACWLPGSEGGHGIADVLYGDYDFTGRLSVTWPRYSAGFGMNVNATVYDASKVLYPFGYGLDYKED, from the coding sequence ATGAAGAAGATCCTGATCCTGTCCGTGGCGGCGACCCTCGTCCTCGCCGTCCTGTCCTGCACTCCGGCGACGACCGGAACCACCCTTTCGCAAACCGCCGCGACCACCGCGACCACCGCGGCGACGGAAACGACCACGCTTCCGACGACCTTTCTGACCGATGAACAGGAGGTCTCCTACGAAGGCTCCTACTGCGACGAACTCGCAGTCGACGCCGACTACGTGGAGAACCTGCTGGACTCCATGACCCTCGCCGAGAAGGCGGGGCAGATGCTTCAGGCGGAGAAGAACGGCGCCTCGGCCGCCGACGTCCGCGACTACAACCTCGGTTCGATCCTCTCCGGCGGCGGCTCCGCCCCCGCGAACAACCAGGCCTCCGAATGGTACCTGATGTACGAAGGCTTCCAGAACGCCGCCCTCCAGTCGTCCTCGGGAATCCCGATCATCTACGGCGTCGACGCCGTCCACGGGCACAACAACGTCTACGGCGCGACGATCTTTCCGCACAACATCGGCCTCGGCGCCGCCAACGACCCCGAACTGATGACCCGGATCGGCACGATCGTCGCCCGCGAGGTGCGCGTCACCGGCATCAACTATACCTTCGCGCCGGCCGTATCGGTGGTGCAGAACGTCGGCTGGGGCCGGTCCTATGAGTCCCTTTCCGAGTCCTCCGAGGTCGTTTCGAACCTCGCCGGCGCCTACGTCGAGGGTCTCCAGCGTTACTGCGTCGCCTCCTCGGCCAAGCATTTCCTCGCCGACGGCGGTACCGACGGCGGCGACGACCAGGGAAATGCGACCCTGACGGAAGCGCAGGTCCGCGCGATCCATCTCGCTCCCTACGAAGCGGCCATCGAGGCCGGGGTCTACACGATCATGGTCTCCTACAGTTCGATCAACTGGGCGAAGATGCACGCGAGCGAGTATTGGATCACCGACGTCCTGAAGGACGAAATGGGCTTCACCGGATTCGTGATCTCCGACTACAACGCGATCCACCAGCTCTCCGGATCGTACTACGACCAGATCGTCGCGTCCGTCAACGCCGGCGTCGACATGCTGATGGAACCGTTCGATTGGAAAGCCTGCATCCAGAACATCGTCCTCGCCGTCCAGCAGGGCGACATCGCGATGGCCCGCATCGACGACGCCGTCCGTCGGATCCTGACGATCAAGTACAAAATGGGACTCTTCAGCGATGATTTCTACGACGAAGCGACCGGCGACTACTACCGTCTCGGCGCCGGCGCGAACTTCTACACCGACGAGAACCGCGGCGTCGCCCGCGAGGCGGTCCGCAAATCGCTCGTCCTGCTCAAGAACGACAACGGCGCCCTGCCGCTTCGCGACGACGTCGACGTCGCCGTCCTCGGCGAAGGCGCGGACAACATCGGCCTGCAGTGCGGCGGATGGACGATCTCCTGGCAGGGAGACGACGCCCGTCGTCTGACGCGCGGCGTCACGATCCTGGCGGGCATCCGCGAACGGATCGCCGCCGGCACCGGAACCGCCTATACCGACGCGGAAGACGCCGACGTCATCGTCGCGGTCCTGTCGGAACTGCCCTACGCCGAATTCAACGGGGACGCGACGAGCCCGAGCCTGACGGGATCGACCGCGCATCCCGGGAACGCCGACCTCCTGCAGCAGCTCCTGATCGCGAAATCGGAGGGCAAGACGATCATCGGACTCATCCTGTCGGGACGGCCGCTGCTCGTCACGAGCCAGCTGTCGATCTTCGACGCGCTCGTCGCCTGCTGGCTGCCGGGATCGGAAGGCGGTCACGGCATCGCCGACGTGCTCTACGGCGACTACGACTTCACCGGCAGACTGTCGGTCACGTGGCCGCGCTATTCCGCGGGATTCGGCATGAACGTCAACGCGACCGTTTACGACGCGTCGAAAGTGCTGTATCCGTTCGGATACGGACTCGACTACAAGGAGGATTGA
- a CDS encoding cellulase family glycosylhydrolase: MEKIRAVNLGGWFVLERWMSPALFDASPVPIPKQCETSFVTHHPDAATALAEHWRTWITTDDIRWLRAQGINLVRIPIPWWLFPDRFPAEYPYHSPLAFLDAALDFIAAEGMRVMLDLHTAPGSQNGFDNGGIDGVLSWHLDPKNVDVTVAVLGEIAKRYRDHPALHSIQVLNEPHWTIPLQFLGEFYDRAYAVLRTILRPETMIVFHDGFRFDPWEDFFAARRWKNVALDTHLYQCFNPRFHTMKAEEFLHFPETLLPDLERIERTIPVIVGEWSLGAHRIAFDGTREEFERRFARSQMDAYGRLSGWVFWSYRIAERDSGWNFRSLVERGILEP, translated from the coding sequence ATGGAGAAGATCCGCGCCGTCAACCTCGGCGGCTGGTTCGTGCTCGAGCGCTGGATGAGTCCGGCGCTTTTCGACGCTTCGCCGGTCCCGATCCCGAAGCAGTGCGAAACCTCGTTCGTGACCCATCACCCCGACGCCGCGACGGCGCTCGCGGAGCACTGGCGGACCTGGATCACGACAGACGACATCCGCTGGCTCAGGGCGCAGGGGATCAACCTCGTCCGGATTCCGATCCCGTGGTGGCTCTTCCCCGACCGCTTTCCCGCGGAATATCCTTACCATTCGCCGCTTGCCTTCCTCGACGCCGCGCTCGACTTCATCGCCGCCGAAGGGATGCGGGTGATGCTCGACCTGCACACCGCCCCCGGATCGCAGAACGGCTTCGACAACGGCGGGATCGACGGCGTGCTCTCGTGGCATCTCGATCCGAAGAACGTCGACGTCACCGTCGCCGTCCTCGGCGAGATCGCGAAGCGCTACCGCGACCATCCCGCGCTCCATTCGATCCAGGTCCTGAACGAACCGCACTGGACGATCCCGCTTCAGTTCCTCGGCGAATTCTACGACCGGGCCTACGCCGTGCTTCGCACGATCCTGCGTCCGGAGACGATGATCGTCTTCCACGACGGCTTCCGGTTCGACCCCTGGGAGGACTTCTTCGCCGCCCGCCGATGGAAGAACGTCGCCCTCGACACGCACCTCTACCAGTGCTTCAACCCCCGCTTCCACACGATGAAGGCGGAGGAGTTCCTCCATTTCCCCGAGACCCTTCTTCCCGATCTCGAACGGATAGAGCGGACGATTCCGGTGATCGTCGGCGAATGGAGCCTCGGCGCCCATCGGATCGCCTTCGACGGCACGCGCGAGGAGTTCGAGCGGCGGTTCGCCCGAAGCCAGATGGACGCCTACGGCCGGCTGTCCGGCTGGGTGTTCTGGTCCTACCGGATCGCCGAACGGGACAGCGGCTGGAACTTCCGCTCGCTCGTCGAGCGCGGAATCCTCGAACCATGA
- a CDS encoding glycoside hydrolase family 3 C-terminal domain-containing protein — MDLERIFEQLTPAEKATLLTGKKNWWLNGVPRLGIRDFMVGDGPHGLRAYKDPGERDGHPVTRMPATAFPSASLLSSTWNADLIERVGAVIGAECNHYRVDVILGPGVDGKRSPLGGRNFEYYSEDPFLSGKIGAAFVRGVQSTGVGTSVKHFVLNEQETMRRFVSSDVDERTFRELYAAPFETIVHEADPTTIMASYNKIDGCYAAQNRRLLEDVLRREWGYRGIVISDWGGVQDKRASVLAGLDVEMPESEWKDAFIRDVVDGKYPMDRIDAAVKRILAVYDRLLANPNHGKPADFAHGHEVAREAAREGIVLLRNEGGILPLDPAADVLVLGSYAKEPRMNGGGSSELKPWKMENPLEAISAYAETTFFDGYEATTEILAAARKAAAVVIFTGTTPAIESEGHDRADMRLPDEQVAFVAAVATVQPRVVVVNASGSAVETAPFDDMVGALIQSWFGGSAAGVPIAEILFGAVNPSGRLSETFPIRVENTPTYPWFPGRGDHAPYREGLFTGYRFYDTFRIPVRYPFGFGLSYTAFAYSDLRASRSTMRNGDVLEVSLSVANVGGRAGKETVQAYVRPLRSAVVRPDRTLRGFAKVALEPGETKRVALTFSDRDFAHWEETAGFVVASGDYEILIGASVEDIRLRTTVRFDSGDVFGDPLTVEHPVRAWLDHPSGGPRLERFMAATRKLDWWEFEDPLGRVIRRIMKENGMDDGEYEKILASLGR, encoded by the coding sequence ATGGACCTCGAGCGGATCTTCGAACAACTCACGCCCGCCGAGAAGGCGACCCTCCTCACCGGCAAGAAGAACTGGTGGCTGAACGGCGTTCCGCGCCTGGGCATCCGCGACTTCATGGTGGGCGACGGTCCGCACGGCCTGCGCGCCTACAAGGATCCCGGCGAACGCGACGGCCATCCCGTGACGCGGATGCCGGCGACGGCCTTCCCCTCGGCTTCGCTTCTGTCCTCGACCTGGAACGCCGACCTGATCGAACGGGTCGGTGCGGTGATCGGCGCGGAATGCAACCACTATCGGGTCGACGTCATCCTCGGCCCCGGCGTCGACGGCAAGCGGAGCCCCCTGGGCGGCCGCAACTTCGAATACTACAGCGAGGATCCCTTCCTCTCCGGCAAGATCGGCGCGGCCTTCGTGCGCGGCGTCCAGTCGACCGGGGTCGGCACCTCGGTCAAGCATTTCGTCCTGAACGAACAGGAGACGATGCGCCGATTCGTCTCCTCCGACGTCGACGAACGCACCTTCCGCGAACTCTACGCCGCACCCTTCGAAACGATCGTCCACGAGGCCGACCCGACCACGATCATGGCCTCGTACAACAAGATCGACGGCTGCTATGCGGCCCAGAACCGCCGCCTCCTCGAGGACGTCCTGCGGCGCGAGTGGGGCTACCGCGGCATCGTCATCTCCGACTGGGGCGGGGTGCAGGACAAGCGCGCCTCGGTCCTCGCCGGCCTCGACGTCGAGATGCCGGAGTCCGAATGGAAGGACGCGTTCATCCGCGACGTCGTCGACGGCAAGTACCCGATGGATCGGATCGATGCCGCCGTGAAACGGATCCTCGCGGTCTATGACCGCCTGCTGGCGAACCCGAACCACGGGAAGCCGGCGGACTTCGCGCACGGCCACGAGGTCGCGCGTGAAGCCGCCCGCGAGGGCATCGTCCTTCTCCGGAACGAAGGCGGGATCCTGCCGCTCGATCCGGCCGCGGACGTCCTTGTCCTCGGATCCTACGCGAAGGAACCGCGGATGAACGGCGGCGGCAGTTCGGAACTGAAGCCGTGGAAGATGGAGAATCCCCTCGAGGCGATCTCCGCATACGCCGAAACGACGTTCTTCGACGGGTACGAGGCGACCACGGAGATCCTGGCGGCGGCCCGCAAGGCCGCGGCCGTCGTGATCTTCACGGGGACGACGCCGGCGATCGAGAGCGAAGGCCACGACCGCGCCGACATGCGTCTGCCCGACGAGCAGGTCGCCTTCGTCGCCGCCGTCGCGACGGTCCAGCCCCGCGTCGTCGTCGTGAACGCATCGGGCTCGGCCGTCGAGACCGCGCCGTTCGACGACATGGTCGGCGCGCTGATCCAGTCGTGGTTCGGCGGTTCCGCCGCGGGCGTGCCGATCGCCGAGATTCTGTTCGGCGCCGTCAATCCTTCCGGCAGGCTGTCCGAGACCTTCCCGATCCGCGTCGAGAACACCCCGACGTATCCCTGGTTTCCGGGCAGGGGGGACCACGCGCCCTATCGCGAGGGTCTCTTCACCGGCTACCGCTTCTACGACACCTTCCGGATTCCCGTCCGTTACCCCTTCGGCTTCGGACTGTCCTACACCGCGTTCGCCTATTCCGATCTTCGGGCGTCGCGCTCGACGATGCGAAACGGCGACGTCCTCGAGGTCTCCCTCAGCGTCGCGAACGTCGGCGGCCGCGCCGGGAAGGAGACCGTCCAGGCATACGTCCGTCCCCTCCGCTCGGCGGTGGTGCGACCCGACAGGACGCTCCGCGGCTTCGCCAAGGTCGCGCTCGAACCGGGCGAGACGAAACGGGTGGCGCTCACGTTCTCCGATCGCGATTTCGCGCACTGGGAAGAGACCGCCGGCTTCGTCGTCGCCTCGGGCGACTACGAGATCCTGATCGGGGCGTCCGTGGAGGACATCCGTCTCCGGACGACCGTCCGCTTCGATTCGGGGGACGTCTTCGGCGACCCCCTCACCGTCGAACATCCCGTCCGGGCATGGCTCGACCATCCGTCGGGAGGACCTCGCCTGGAGCGGTTCATGGCCGCCACGCGGAAGCTCGACTGGTGGGAATTCGAGGATCCGCTGGGCCGCGTGATCCGGAGGATCATGAAGGAAAACGGCATGGACGACGGGGAATACGAGAAGATTCTCGCCTCGCTCGGCCGCTGA